Below is a window of Hyalangium ruber DNA.
AAGGCTCCATCGTCCGCGCCACCCTGCGCGCGCTCACGGCTCCCAAGCGACTGGCGCCCATCCTGCTGGTGTCCGCCTCGCTCGTCTTCGCGCAGACGGCCTTCAGCCGGGAGCCGCTCGCCCTGCCCCTGGGCGTCATGCTGTGCCTGCTCTTCGTGGCCGTGGCGCCCGTCTCCTACCGCGTCCTGTTCCCCGAGGGGTTGGACCTGAGTCACGGTGGCGTGCGGCTGGTGCTCTACGTCGCGGTGGGCCTCGGGGTGGTGATCTCCTCGGGCTACATCCTCCCGAAGTTCCTGCGCATGGGGCCGACCTTCCTCACCCAGCCGGTGAACCTGGCCGTCTGCTGCGCCCTGTTCCTGGTGGGCGGGTGGGGATTGGGGCGGGATATCGGCTTCGAGGAGTCGCTGGCGCGTGAGCGCGCCCGGGGGGCCCGGCTTGCCCTGGAGGCCGAGCAGGCCCAGCTGCTGGCCCTGCGCAGCCACCTGGATCCGCACTTCCTCTTCAACACGCTGAACGCGATCGCCGAGTGGTGCCGTACCGACGGGGCCGTGGCCGAGGCGGCCGTGCTCAAGCTCTCGGCCATGCTGCGCAGCGTGCTGGCGGGAGTACGCAGCGCGACGTGGCCGATGGAGAAGGAGCTGGAGCTCATCCGCACCCTGTTCGACCTGCACCTGCTGCGGGACCCGGAGCTGTTCCAGCTCTCCATCGAGGTGGAGCCCGGAGCGAGCGAGGTGCATGTGCCTCCGCTGGTGCTGCTGCCACTGGCGGAGAACGCGGTGAAGCACGGGCCCGCGGCGGGGCACCGGGGGCGCATCAGCCTGCAGGTGGCCTCGCGCGAGGGCGAGTGGGTGTTCACCCTGGAGAACCCCGGCGCCTCGAAGGGTCCTCGGGATGGCAGTGCCGGACTGCCCACGGTGGAGCGCCGGCTCGCCCTGGCCTACGGTGGCAAGGCCCGACTCGTCCTGGAGAGCGCCGAGGGCCGCACCCGCCTCACCGTCACCCTGCCCCGCTCGGGCCCCCTGCCTGGAGTCCTCACGTGAGCCAGTCCCTGCGCGTCCTCATCGCCGATGACGAGCTGCTCGCCCGCAAGCGCCTGTCGCGGCTGCTGGGCGCCTTCCCGGATGTGGAGATCTGCGGGGAGGCCGCGGACGGAGACGCCGTGCTCGCGGCGGCGCGGGCGGGCGGGGTGGACATCATCCTCCTGGACATCCACATGCCGGGGCTGAACGGGCTGGAGGCGCTGTCGCTGCTGCCCGAGGACGGCCCGCGCGTCATCCTCTGCACGGCGCACGCGGAGCACGCCGTGGATGCCTTCGAGTACGGCGCGGTGGACTACGTGCTCAAGCCGGTGGAGGCCGCGCGGCTTCAGAAGGCGCTGGAGCGGGCCCGGGCGCGGCTGGGGCCCAAGGAGGCGCAGGAGCCCGCCGCCCGCGCACCGTCAACGAACGCCAAGGGGCTGGCGAGGCTGCCCATTCCGACGCGGCAGGGCATCGTCCTGGTGGATCCAGAGAGCATCTCCCACGCGACGCTGGAGGGCGAGCTGGTGACGGTGTTCACCACGCAGGGCGAGTTCCTCACGGACTTCACGCTGAACGAGCTGGCGGACAAGCTGCCAGTGGAGGGCTTCCAGCGGGTACACCGGCGGGCGCTGCTCAACCTGGCCCACGTCACGCGGCTGGAGCCGCTGGAGACGGGGGGCTACATCGCGCGCACCACGAAAGGGCACTCGGTGGAGATCAGCCGCCAGTCGGCCCGTGAGTTGCGGCGCATGCTGGGCCTGCGCCGAGGAACCGAGGAGGAGGGCTGATCCATCAATCCAGGGGCCAGGTATGCACGGGCGCGCCGGACTCGGCGTGCTCGCGGTAGCGCTCCAGCAGCGCGGCCAGTGCGTCCACGCGCGGCATCCGCTCCTCCAGCCGCGCCAGCGTCCGCCGTTGCCAGCGGGCTCCCGTCTGTCGGGCCGCCACGCGCGCCTCGATGATGCCGAGCATCGCGTCCGCCTCGTCCTCGTTCACTCCCGCCCCCACCAGCCCCCGGCGGGCGATGGGCAGCAGCCGGGGCACCAGCTCCGTCACCGGCACTGGCTGGGGCGAGGGCGTCTTGTCCGAAGGCCAGAGCATCACCGCGTCCACGCCCTGTCTCGCCGCTCGGAGGAAATTGCCCCGCGCGCTGTCGAAGGGAATGCCCGGCAGCAGCGCATCCATCTGGTCGGCCAGCCCCAGCGACAGCCCCAGGAGCAACGCCCCGTTGGCCACCATGTCCACCACCGTGGGCCCCGCCGGCAGCGCGCGGAACTCGATGCGCAGGTGCCCCTCGTCCTTGGGATCATAGATGGCGCGGTTCCAGCTCCACACCGTGCTCTGGTGCAACCGCAGCTCGTCCAGCTTCGGCAACTGCCCGCGCGCCACGCACTCCAGCGGAGACTCCGGGCCCACCACCGGCAGCAGCGGCGCATGCAGCGCCACCGCCTCCGAGAACAGCTCCAGCGCGCTCTCCCGCGCCCAGCCGTGACCGAACGTCACCCGGGCATGCGGCAGGAAGCCTCCCTCGTGCGGCTCGCCCCGGTCGTCCACCGCCTGGCGGAAGAGCGCCACCCGCGTCTCATCCCACAGCCGCCGCCCCAGGAAGAGCGGTGAGTTGGAGGACACCGCCAGCACCGGCCCCGTCACCAGCTGCGCCGCGTTGTACACCCGGGCGAACTCCTCCGGCGCCACCCGCAAGTGGAACTGAAGCGAGGTGTTCGCCCCCTCCAGCGTCACGTCGTCCCACGTGAGCGTCAGCGTGTCCTCGCCCGCGATGGCCACCTGGAAGGGCGCGTCCCGGCGGCGCCGGATGGCCGCCGACAGCGCCCGGTAGCGCGGCATGCCCGTCAGCGCCCCGCTGCCCAGGTCCGCCTCGCGCAACGTGGGCAGGATGCCCGTCACCACCACCTGCGCCCCTTGCGTGGCTGCCGCGCGGCGCACCTCGCCCAGCGTGTCCTCGAACTCCGCGCGCAGCGCCGTGAAAGGTCTCCCAGCCAACAGAGCGGGACGCAGGTTGCACTCCAGATTGAAGCGGTCGATTTCCAGCGTCACCCGGGGGTCCACCGTCTGCCCCAGCACCTGCCGGTTCACCGGCAACGGGAAACCCGCCTTGTCCACCAGGAACAGCTCCAGCTCGGCGCCGATGGTTCGCGGCCCCGCGCCGAAGCCTGGGCGCCCGAGCACCCGACGCAACGCCTCCACATTCTCGGCGAGCCGCTGGGAGAAGCGCCGGTAGTCCTCGGGACTGAATTCCTCACATTGGATGGCCAAGCCCATACGCCAGACATGGCCATGCCCCTCGTTCCCGGCAGGCTACCTGCCACTCGCCTGCCCTCGGCTGCCTGCCCCCCGGAGTGCCAGCCAGTCCTTGACCGGCCGGCGGCCCCATGAGAGGCCGGCGGCCGATGAGCCGCCTGACCTCCTTGACCCAAAATGTCGCGGAGACTTCTCCCAATGCCGAGGACCCTCGGCTGCGCACCCGCTTCTATGCCCTGTCCCGAGAGACCGTGTGGAACACGGTGTACGTGCTGGCGGCGGCACAGCCCGGGTGGGACATCCTCGAGGCCGACCAGGCCGAGGGCGTGTTCGAGATCGAATCCCGAACCCGGTTCCTCAATTGCGTGGACGACGTCACCATCCGCGTGCGCCCGGCCAGCGGACAACGCATCTCCGTGGACCTGCTCTCCCGCTCCCGCGTGGGAAAGGGAGACCTGGGCACCCAGGCCCGCCGCATCCGTCACTTCCTCGCCGCGCTCGACAACGCCCTGAGCCCCACGCCCCGCTGAGCCCGTCCCCTCGCGTTCCGGGCGGCCGTCCCTGGTGAGCCCTCCGCCCAGGTGTGTTATCGCTGGAGCACGCCATGCAGCCCTCCCCTCCCACCCCTCCGGTCAACCTGTACGACCTGCCGCGCGCCGCCCTCGGCGAGCTGCTCGCGGGCTGGGGCTTCAGTGCCTTCCACCGGGACGCGCTGTGGGAGGCCCTCTACCGCAAGCAGGTGGGGAGCCTCGAGGAGCTGGAAGGCCTGCTACGGCCCGACCTCGTGAAGCGACTGCGCAAGAGCGCCCTGCTGCGCCGCCCCGCCGTCCACCACGAGAGCTTCAGCAGCGACGGCCTCACCCACAAGCTGCTCCTGCGCCTGCACGATGGGCAGACCATCGAGACGGTGCTGATGCGCTTCAAGGGCCGCGCCACGGTGTGCATCAGCACGCAGGCCGGGTGCGCCATGGGCTGCGTCTTCTGCGCCACCGGGCAGATGGGGCTCGTGCGGCACCTGAGCCCGGGGGAGATCGTCGCCCAGGTGCTCCATGTCACCGGCATCCTGCGCCAGTCCGACGAGACGCTGCGCAACATCGTCCTCATGGGCATGGGCGAGCCCCTGCACAACTATGACGGCACGATGGAGGCGGTGGACATCCTCGTGGACCCGCTCGGCCTGGCCATCGGTCCGCGCTTCATCACCCTGAGCACCGTGGGCGTGGTGCCCGGCATCCGCCGGCTCGCGGACGAGGAGCGGCCCGTGCAGCTCGCCGTCAGCCTCCACGGGGCCACCGACGCGGAGCGCGCCGCGCTCGTCCCCGTGGGCAAGCGCTGGCCGCTCGAGGAGCTGATGGAGGCCTGCCGCTACTACAGCGAGAAGCGCAAGCGCCGCATCTTCTTCGAGTGGACGCTCATCGCCGGCAAGAACGACACGCCGGAGCAGGCGCACACGCTCGGGCAGCTGCTGCGGGGCATGGACGCCCACGTCAACGTCATCCCCCTCAACCCCACCGTGGGCTATGGCGGGGTGCCGAGCGCTCCCGAGTCCGTGCGCGCCTTCCAGGACGTGCTCGCCAGCTACGAGCTGCCCAGCACCGTGCGTCAGCGCCGAGGCATCGACATCGACGCGGGCTGCGGTCAGCTCAAGGCCGCGGTGGAGCGCCCGCGACGTCCGCTTCCCACCACACGCTGAGCCAGGCCCAGGCACGGGGACAGGGCCCGCGTTAACGTGCGCGACCCCATCCTCGGAGGTCTACGCATGGCCGCAGCCCCTTCCGCCGCCGCCGCTGGCACGTTCCGCCTCGGTGACATGACCGTCAACCGCATGGGCTACGGCGCCATGCGCATCACCGGCCAGGGCATCTGGGGCGAGCCCAAGGACCCCGAAGGCGCCAGGCGCGTGCTGCGCCGCGCGGTGGAGCTGGGCGTCAACCTCATCGACACCGCGGACTCCTACGGTCCGGACGTGTCCGAGCGCATCATCGGCGAGACGCTCCACCCCTACGCTCAGGGCCTCCTCATCGCCACCAAGGGCGGCCTCACCCGCAGCGGCCCGGGCGGGTGGCACTCCAAC
It encodes the following:
- a CDS encoding sensor histidine kinase translates to MTAEGSIVRATLRALTAPKRLAPILLVSASLVFAQTAFSREPLALPLGVMLCLLFVAVAPVSYRVLFPEGLDLSHGGVRLVLYVAVGLGVVISSGYILPKFLRMGPTFLTQPVNLAVCCALFLVGGWGLGRDIGFEESLARERARGARLALEAEQAQLLALRSHLDPHFLFNTLNAIAEWCRTDGAVAEAAVLKLSAMLRSVLAGVRSATWPMEKELELIRTLFDLHLLRDPELFQLSIEVEPGASEVHVPPLVLLPLAENAVKHGPAAGHRGRISLQVASREGEWVFTLENPGASKGPRDGSAGLPTVERRLALAYGGKARLVLESAEGRTRLTVTLPRSGPLPGVLT
- a CDS encoding LytR/AlgR family response regulator transcription factor, translating into MSQSLRVLIADDELLARKRLSRLLGAFPDVEICGEAADGDAVLAAARAGGVDIILLDIHMPGLNGLEALSLLPEDGPRVILCTAHAEHAVDAFEYGAVDYVLKPVEAARLQKALERARARLGPKEAQEPAARAPSTNAKGLARLPIPTRQGIVLVDPESISHATLEGELVTVFTTQGEFLTDFTLNELADKLPVEGFQRVHRRALLNLAHVTRLEPLETGGYIARTTKGHSVEISRQSARELRRMLGLRRGTEEEG
- a CDS encoding glutamate--cysteine ligase, encoding MGLAIQCEEFSPEDYRRFSQRLAENVEALRRVLGRPGFGAGPRTIGAELELFLVDKAGFPLPVNRQVLGQTVDPRVTLEIDRFNLECNLRPALLAGRPFTALRAEFEDTLGEVRRAAATQGAQVVVTGILPTLREADLGSGALTGMPRYRALSAAIRRRRDAPFQVAIAGEDTLTLTWDDVTLEGANTSLQFHLRVAPEEFARVYNAAQLVTGPVLAVSSNSPLFLGRRLWDETRVALFRQAVDDRGEPHEGGFLPHARVTFGHGWARESALELFSEAVALHAPLLPVVGPESPLECVARGQLPKLDELRLHQSTVWSWNRAIYDPKDEGHLRIEFRALPAGPTVVDMVANGALLLGLSLGLADQMDALLPGIPFDSARGNFLRAARQGVDAVMLWPSDKTPSPQPVPVTELVPRLLPIARRGLVGAGVNEDEADAMLGIIEARVAARQTGARWQRRTLARLEERMPRVDALAALLERYREHAESGAPVHTWPLD
- a CDS encoding DUF1499 domain-containing protein, whose amino-acid sequence is MSRLTSLTQNVAETSPNAEDPRLRTRFYALSRETVWNTVYVLAAAQPGWDILEADQAEGVFEIESRTRFLNCVDDVTIRVRPASGQRISVDLLSRSRVGKGDLGTQARRIRHFLAALDNALSPTPR
- the rlmN gene encoding 23S rRNA (adenine(2503)-C(2))-methyltransferase RlmN gives rise to the protein MQPSPPTPPVNLYDLPRAALGELLAGWGFSAFHRDALWEALYRKQVGSLEELEGLLRPDLVKRLRKSALLRRPAVHHESFSSDGLTHKLLLRLHDGQTIETVLMRFKGRATVCISTQAGCAMGCVFCATGQMGLVRHLSPGEIVAQVLHVTGILRQSDETLRNIVLMGMGEPLHNYDGTMEAVDILVDPLGLAIGPRFITLSTVGVVPGIRRLADEERPVQLAVSLHGATDAERAALVPVGKRWPLEELMEACRYYSEKRKRRIFFEWTLIAGKNDTPEQAHTLGQLLRGMDAHVNVIPLNPTVGYGGVPSAPESVRAFQDVLASYELPSTVRQRRGIDIDAGCGQLKAAVERPRRPLPTTR